In Oscillospiraceae bacterium, the genomic window ATCACAGGGCTGCCGGTTTGCATGTTGAGAAAATGGAAAATGTTACAGATAGGAGACCGTTTCGGACAGGGGCTTGCGTGCAAAGTGGTTGGGGAGGGCCTTGGCACCTTCGGCGGCATAACCAAAGCCCCACGGGGGCTTTGGCTGCGGCAAGCCGCCGCCCTGCCGGAATCCTTCCGGGTCCGGATGCGGCAGTATCCCCGTTAGACATTCCTGAAGGCTGGGACCCGCGCACGAATCAACAGCCCACCGGGCTGTTGATTGCCCTGCCTGCGGTAGTGCCGTGCTGTTCGAATCCCTCCGGGTCCGGATGCGGCAGCATCCCCGTTAGACATTCCTGGAGGTTGGGACCCGCGCACGAATCAACAGCCCACCGGGCTGTTGATTGCCCTGCCTGTGGCAGTGCCGTGCTGTTCGAATCCCTCCGGGTCCTGAATAAAAAGAAAACTCCGTGTCAGCAGACACGAAGTTTTGCTTTTTATGGACCTGGAGGGATTCGAACCCTTGACCTCTCGGATTCGAACCGAACGCTCTCCCATGCGGACCTTAAAGAAGCCCCCAAAGGACAAAACATTTCTTTGTGGTAATGGTTAAAAACATAGGCGTGATGCGGATTTTTGGAGGGGAATTACTTTCGAGAGAAAAATCGCCATTTTCACTTTAGCACAAGAAAGTCGGACTTTGACCGAAGTGCGTTTCAGATGTGATTTGAATGGGCGACCATCTGAATACTTCTTGCAGATCACGCACCGTATGGGGATGATTCAGATTACATCCCCTGTGCAATAAAATTGACGAGAAACAGTTGGATTTTTTCTGGCTGTTTCTTTTTTATTGCGTAAATCGGCGAAAACAGTGCCGACAGCTACGCACCCAACGAAGATGAAAATGCCCCAAAAAGCGATCAAATAGCGCCTTGCTCTATACGAAATATAGCAATCGGTATACGCACCACAAAACATATACGGTATAACGTCGACTTTCGTACATATTTCGACTGAAAGACTGGAGGTGAGTTTTCAAAATGACTGTTATTTATGTTGCAAAAAATCCACCCACGCACGCACGAAGAATCAAATTCGTTTCGGGACAGACGGTTGAAAAAACAGCATGATTCTTGATTATTTCTACGGGCAAGCCGGAGAGCTGTTTTCGTTCTATCGCATTCCAAAGGCTCTTTTTCAGGAGCCACGGTTCCAAAGCCTGTCCACGGATGCCAAAACCCTGTATGGTATCCTGCTGGACCGCATGAGCTTGTCCGTGAAAAACGGCTGGCTAGACGAGCAGAACCGGGTGTTCATCCTCTTCACGATCGAGGATGTCAAGAGGGCATTGTGTTGCGCAGACAACAAAGCGACCAAGCTGCTCCGGGAACTTGAAAAGTTTGGTCTGATTGAACGAAAACGCCGAGGGCAGGGAAAGCCAAGTTTGGTGTATGTGAAAAACTTTTCGGCAGAATCTTCAAAAGAGAGTGTCAAGAATCGTGATAATGACGATTCTTGTGGCTTCAAAATCGCGTGTCAAGACCCTGCAAAATCACGATGTAATAAGACTAAAGAGAATTATACTGAGATGAATGAGACTTATCCCTTCGATTCGGAAGAAAGCGACGGGATGAGCCAGCGCGAACAACTGGAGGAATATTTTTCTCAGTCTTTGGAGGTAGACCTTCTGCTCCGGCTTTGCCCGGATGACGAGGACATCATCTGCCAGATCGTTGATTTGCTGGTGGACACCTGCGCTACCAACCGCAAGCTGCTGCACATCGCCGGGGATGATAAGCCCGCCGAGGTGGTACGCAGCCGGTTTATGAAGCTGAACGCCGACCATATCCGTTTTGTGCTGAAGTGCCTTGCAGAGAACAGCAGCCCAATCCGAAACATGAAACAATATCTGCTCGCTTCTCTGTACAACGCACCCACCACGATGCAGCTTTCCTACCAGAACCAAACCAACCACGACTTAGCGAATCGGAGGTGATAAAAATTTCAAAGAAAGCAACCACGATTGCCATCGTCAACCAGAAAGGCGGCACCGGCAAGACCACCACCTGTGAAAATCTGGGCATCGGGCTGGCGATGGAGGGCAAAAAAGTCTTGCTGGTGGACGCTGACCCACAGGGCAGCTTGACCATCAGC contains:
- a CDS encoding replication initiator protein A, which produces MILDYFYGQAGELFSFYRIPKALFQEPRFQSLSTDAKTLYGILLDRMSLSVKNGWLDEQNRVFILFTIEDVKRALCCADNKATKLLRELEKFGLIERKRRGQGKPSLVYVKNFSAESSKESVKNRDNDDSCGFKIACQDPAKSRCNKTKENYTEMNETYPFDSEESDGMSQREQLEEYFSQSLEVDLLLRLCPDDEDIICQIVDLLVDTCATNRKLLHIAGDDKPAEVVRSRFMKLNADHIRFVLKCLAENSSPIRNMKQYLLASLYNAPTTMQLSYQNQTNHDLANRR